In Paenibacillus dendritiformis, the DNA window TCACGGGGATTGCGAAGCGACATCGGTTATCGCAATGCTGGTGGCAGCGGCGGATGCGCTGTCTGCGGCCAGACCGGGAGCGCGTCGTGAGACGCTCGAAACCTATATCAAACGACTGGAGAAGCTGGAAGACATTTCCGAGTCGTTCGAAGGGGTGGAGAAATCGTATGCCATCCAGGCTGGACGCGAAGTTCGCGTCATGGTCCAGCCGGAAAAGATTGACGATGCGGAAGCGTACCGTCTCGCTCGGGAGATTACGAAGAAAATCGAGAGCGAGCTGGACTATCCGGGTCATATCAAGGTAACGGTCATCCGCGAGACCCGTGCGGTAGAATATGCGAAATAAGCAAAAGCTATAGCGTACGTGCGAGAAGTGGCCTTCTGGGCCACTTCTCCTGATTTAAGGAGGACCCAGTCATGAAAGTCTTATTTATCGGCGATATTGTGGGCAATACGGGACGCAAGGCCGTGAAGCAGCTGCTCCCGGAGCTGAAGCAGAAATATAACCCGCATATCATTATCGCCAATGCGGAAAACGCCGCCGGAGGGCGGGGCGTCACGGCCGCGATCGTGAAGGAGTTCCTTGATCTGGGGATTCACGGCTTTACGATGGGGAACCATACGTGGGACAATAAGGATATTTTCGAATGGATTGACGAGGAGCCGCGGATGGTCCGTCCCGCCAACTTTCCGGAAGGTACGCCTGGCAGAGGGCATTGCGTCATCAAAGCCAATGGCAAGGAGCTTGTCATTATCAATTTGCAGGGGCGGACATTCCTCCCGGCCATTGACTGTCCCTTCCAAAAGGCGGACGATATTTTAGAAGGCGTCGGCAAAAAGCCGCGCGCCATACTCGTCGATTTCCATGCCGAAGCGACATCGGAGAAGATTGCGATGGGCTGGCATCTTGATGGCCGCGCTTCGTTGGTCGTAGGCACGCATACGCATGTCCAGACGAATGACGATACGATACTCCCGAACGGTACGGCCTATTTGACCGATGTCGGCATGGTCGGTTCGCGGGAAGGCGTGCTTGGCATGGAGCGGGAAGCGGTGCTGCGCAAATTCAGGACGCAGCTTCCGGTAAGGTTCGTCGTCGATGAAGGCAAGTGGCAGTTCCACGCGCTGGTCGTTGAAATTGATGAATCGACCGGCAAAGCGACGAAGCTGGATAAAATCCGCATTCGCGAAGGCGAATGGGTGATGAGCTAGGACAGTTTGGAACCCGGCGCCGGCGATGGTGTCGTACGGAGGGGCTGCCCTATCCCGGCAGGTGGCCGCCGCCCGGCTATTGCG includes these proteins:
- a CDS encoding TIGR00282 family metallophosphoesterase, translating into MKVLFIGDIVGNTGRKAVKQLLPELKQKYNPHIIIANAENAAGGRGVTAAIVKEFLDLGIHGFTMGNHTWDNKDIFEWIDEEPRMVRPANFPEGTPGRGHCVIKANGKELVIINLQGRTFLPAIDCPFQKADDILEGVGKKPRAILVDFHAEATSEKIAMGWHLDGRASLVVGTHTHVQTNDDTILPNGTAYLTDVGMVGSREGVLGMEREAVLRKFRTQLPVRFVVDEGKWQFHALVVEIDESTGKATKLDKIRIREGEWVMS